The Primulina huaijiensis isolate GDHJ02 chromosome 9, ASM1229523v2, whole genome shotgun sequence genomic interval gtttcgtcctcgaaacttgggttgGCTTGGTCTATGAAGAGGTACGGGTATTGGTCCCTCATCCTTTCTTCTAGCTCCCATGTGGCTTCTCTTTCCGTGTGGTTAGACCATTGCACCTTGACGTAAGGAATGATTCGTCGTCTTAGTACTTGATCCTTGGTGTCCACAATTCTAATGGGAACTTCTTCGTATTTCAGCCCTTCTCCCAAGTTACTTTCGATCATGAGTGGTTCTGCTTCCAACACGTGACTTGGGTCCGAGATGTATTTCCGTAGTTGAGacacgtggaacacgttgtgtattCTAGACATGTTTGGTGGCAGTGCCAATCTGTATGCTAGCGTGcccactttttccaaaatttcaaaggGTCCCACATAACGAGGGTTCAGCTTCCTAGCTTTACTGAATCGgaccactcctttcataggcGAGACTTTTACGTAGGCCTTCTCGCCAATATTGAATTCCACTGGCCTTCTTTTCAGGTctgcccaactcttttgtcgatcttgagctgccttgagtTTCTCTCGGACTACTGTAACCTTGTCTATTGTTGTCTGTATGAGTTCGGGTCCTACTATTACTTTttctcccacttcatcccaatataatgGTGATCGGCATTTCCTCCCATACAgggcttcatatggagccatcccaatactgctgtgatagctgttattataagcaaactcgatTAATGGTAGGTGATTGCTCCAATTGCTACTGAATTCTAGAGCGCAGGCtcgcagcatatcttccaaagtTTGAATGgtcctctcggtttggccatcggtttgtggatgataggccgtactaAGTGTCACTTTTGTTCCCATGGCTCCTTGGAAGCTCTTCCAAAATCGTGAGACGAAtcttgggtctctgtcagacaggaTGCTCACTGGTACTCCATGAAGTCGTACAATATTATCCATATACAGTGTGGCCAACTTGTCCAGATTGTAGTTCATACAGACGGGTAGGAAGTGTGCGGATTTTGtaagtctatctacgattacccatattccGTTCTGCCCTTGCCTTGACTTTGGTAAccctaccacaaagtccatggagatatgttcccatttccattcaggtatTTCCAGGGGTTGCAATAATCCTCCAGGTCGTTGGTGCTCtgctttgacctgttgacacacttggcatttagcgacaaattctgccacgtctcttttcattccattccaccaaaaATTGCTCTTAAgatctctgtacatttttgtactccctgggtggactgaaaatttggacttgtgtgcttctgacagtattTCTTGGCGAAGGTTATCGCTGTCTGGTACACACagtcgtcctttcatccataagACTCCTCTGTCATCGATTTGTAGATCTTGAGACTTCCCACTTTCAACTTGTCCCTTGAGTTTTGTTAGCTCAGGGTCTCGGTCCTGGTTTAACTTTACAGTCTCTTGCAGACATGGCCTCGCGGAGAGTGAGGCCAGGGTGATCTTGCTCTCGTTTTTCCGACTCAGAGCATCGGCCACCTTGtttgctttacccgggtggtaacTGATAGTCAGATCGTAATCCTTCAGAAGTTCGATCCAccgtctttgcctcatgttaagttccttttgggtgaataGGTATTTAAGGCTCtggtgatctgtgaaaatttcgcACTTGGcgccatagagatagtgtctcCATATTTTTAAGGCAAACACGACTGCTGCTAGCTCCAGATCATGCGTAGGGTAGTTTTGCTCGTGCTGTTTCAACTGCCTCGATGCATAGGCGATCACTCTTCCCTCTTGCATGAGCACGCATCCCAGACCTTCCTTGGATGCgtcactgtagatggtgaatTCTTTATCTTCTGTGGGTAAGATTAGTACTGGCGTGGATGCGAGCTTTTCTTTTAGTGTCTGAAAACTTTTCTCGCAACCTTCGTCCCAGACGAACTTGGAATTCTTCTGAGTGAGTTTCGTCAGTGGTATGGCGATCGAAGAAAAACCTTCGAcgaacttcctgtaataacctgctagtccaagaaagctcctgatgtcggtggcgttcttaggtttCGGCCACTCTGTAATTGCCTCGACTTTCCTGGGATCCACTGATACTCCTGCTTCAGAGATTACGTGTCCTAAGAAGGATACACTCTttagccagaactcacatttcttaaacTTAGCATAGAGCTCCTTTTCTCTCAAAGTCTGAAGTGCAATGCGCAGATGCTCTTCGTGATCTCGCTCGTTGGaagagtagacgagaatgtcgtcaataaaTACTACTATGAACTGATCCAGGAATGGTTTGAAAACTCTGTTCATTAGGTCCATGAAGGCTGCAGGTGCGTTGGTCAGCCCGAAAGGCATCACTgtgaactcataatgtccatatcttgtccgaAAAGCTGTTTTGTGGATATCTTCCGCCCTGACCTTCAGTTGGTGGTATCCCGTCCTCAGATCCAGTTTCGAAAAGACTGCGGCTCCTTTaagctgatcaaataggtcGTCAATCCTCGGGAGggggtacttgttcttgacaGTGATCTTGTTTAGTTCTCTATAGTCGATGCACAAcctcatactcccatctttcttctttacaaaaagtaCTGGTGCTCCCCATGGGGAAACACTAGGTCGAATTTGCTTTTTGTCcagcaattcttggagttgctcttttagctccttgagttcAGCTGGCGCCATCCTgtaaggtgctttagaaatTGGAGCTGCACCAGGAACTAGATTGATTTCGAACTCCACTTCGCGGTCCGGGACTATCCCTGGgagttcttctggaaaaacatcCGGGAACTCACATACTATTGGGATGTCTTCTATCTTTAGTTCGGCCTCTCCTTGCACTTCGCTAACCATTGCTAGGTAGATATCTTCTCCGGATTTCATTGCCTTCCATGCTTGGGAAGCGGAAAGGAGTGATTTCCGTTCCTTGGATTTACCATGATACACGATCTCTTCCTGATTCGGGGTTCGGAGTTTAACTCTCTTCCCTTTACAGTCCACTATTGCATTGTTtttggctaaccaatccatccctaggatgatgtcGAAGTCGGCCATGACTATTTGTATTAAGTCTGTGCTGAATTTCTGATTACCGATACTGATCAAACAGTTTCTGTGGATCTCGTGAGTTTCGATGGCCTTATTTGTAGGTGTGGCTATTCGAAAAGGTTCGGCTAATAATTCGGGCTTAAGTCCTAGTTTCTTAGCGAGTCTCTTAGATACAAATGAATgcgtggcaccacaatcaaataacgCATAAGCAGGCACTTTTTGAATAAGAATGGTACCTGACACGACTTCAGTGGCGTCGTCGGCCTCTTCTTGAGTCATAGCAAAGACCCTGGCATTAGGCTTGCCTTCTTTTGGCTTGTTAGGGTTAGCTCCTGTATTTGGCCCTGTTCCCTTGTTGGGCCCGGCTGCTTGGTTGGCGGCAGTAGGACATTCGGCAATTCGGTGTCCCGCTTTCCCACATCCGAAGCATACTCCACTGTTTCTTCGGCATTCTCCCAGGTGTCGTAAGTGACAAGTTGGGCAAGGCTTAATATCCTGGTAGTTTGAGGTAGGCGAAGGTCCTTTTGATGGTCCACCGGACTGGTTAGGCTTCTTGAAAGTCTGATTACTGCGTGAGGGCTGATTATTCATGGGCCTTTTGTTCTTAAATTCCTTCTCTCTGCGCTGGATGTCAGTTTCGGCTCGGATAGCTGCACCCATTAGATCTGAAAAATTAGCGGGTTGGTAGACTGCTAGGGCTGATTGGATCCTGCTGTTCAATCCCTTTTTAAAACGGTGCAGTTTCAAAACTTCGTCCGCCATGATTACCGGAGCATAAGATCCAAGGGCATTAAACTGGGAAGTGTATTCCACGACTGACATATCCGGAGTTTGAGTGAAGTTTTCAAACTCACTCAGTTTCTGCAGTCTGACCTCGGCTGGATAATACTGTTTCAGAAAGGCTTCTCGAAATCGCTGCCAAGTCATTGGTCCTGCAGCTGTCATGGCTGGTGAAATTGCTTCCCACCATTTTCCTGCTTTATCTTCTAGGAACGGCACAGTCACGTCCACTTTCAGTGCTTCGGGAACTTCCAATAGTCGCAGCTGCGTCTCTACACTTTTTAGCCAGCTCTGGCTAACTTCAGGGTCAGCAGCTCCACTGAAAGTTGGACATCTATTTTTGCGGAGTGACTCATAGTGGAACTTGATTCCatttggtggtggaggtggtggtggctgATTGACGTTCTGATTTCCCAACCCTTGCAGTGTTGTCGCTACAATGGTGGCTATGGCCATAAGATCAGCTCGGCTTAAGTTGACTGCAGGCGGGGGTCCATTTCCCTGTCCATCCTCCTGTCTACCTTCACGGTCGGTATTAGCGTAACGCGGGTTGCGGTTCTGTCTCGGGGGTCTGCCGGCCATTTCCTACAATCGTATCGCAAGTTCTAAGAATTTGTACGAGTAAAGTTCATACAATAGATTGTGctgaaataaattgaaatcaatgaatcaaataaaacaaatttttattgatttctcaaaagAACTAAAATGAACATGACCAATCTAAAAGAATTAAAAGTCGTACTGAATAAAATAGCAACAACGGAAAAGTAAAATAAACTCCTAGAACAAAATCACTAAGACATCCTAGCCTAATCCTCTATCTCTCCATCCCCAATGGCTGCTATAGGCTCCTCAATCTCTATCGGCTCTTCCTCTTCCGGTTCTTCCTCCGGCTCTACTTCCTGAAGTAGCTCTACCATATGAGTGAGATGGGCATTCTCTGCATTAAGCTGGGCCACTTGTGTCTTCCATCCCTGAACGTCTGCCTCTGCCTCGTCCAACATATCAATGGTAAGCTGGTGGCGCAGTTCGTAATCCCTCTTATTCTGCTTGATCTTGTTTTTCAGTACCTCACCCTGTTGAGCCAGATGATGGTTCACCTTCGAAATGCTGTTTATAGCCTCACTTAAATTCTCCAGTCTCTTCTTGCTCCTGGCATTTTGCTGTTTTTCTTCTTCTAGTTCCTTTCGGTATCGGTCGATGTCTTCATGCAGCTTTCTTTCTCGATGCAAGCCGTGTTCTATGCCATCCCTCAAATCCATGTTATCTCCTCTTACCAATTCTCCCTGGTAGATAGCGTTGTTAAGTTGGGTTCGTATTACCTCCTTCTCTGTGGCTAAGGTCGCATTCTCCCGTCTTCTCTCACCTAGTCTGGCTCTAAGGCGCTTTATCAGGCGCGACTGATTATCAATGGCTAGCTGCTTCATGTGGATTGCAGCTTGGGCACGAGTACGGAATTGAGGAGACATTTCctggaaaagaaaagaaaatgctcaaaatatcataaatatgataaaatatcagGATAGAGTAAAGtactgaaaattaaaagtttctcCGTAAATTCCCAAAATGGAAGTTTTAAGATAGACATATGGATTCGAAGAGTATATCGAGAGGATTTCAGATCAGTTGACGGAACCGAATTAGGAGTTTCCTACGAAAAAATCGAAGGACGTATGTTGGCGGGTTGACTCGCTGACTCGGCCGAGTTGACTCGCCGGGTTGACTCGCCGGAGTATGGTCGGAGCAAACGAGTAGGACGGCGACGGGGTGAGGGTCACGGAACCGGTGTTTGCACGGCCAGAATCGGTCGGAAAACTACTTAATTTGGCCGGAACTCGCTCAAAATCGGCGGACTCACTTGAATTTGGGCGTTTCTGATCGGTTAATCCGATCATGAAATTGATTGGTGGTACAAGTTACCCATGCATCGTATATTGTTTGAgtaaatttaattgaaaatcgGTGTAGGATTGGTAGGGTAATTGGACGAAATACTTTTCGGGTTAGGGTTCATGTGCCAATTTCGTAGATCTGAAATTCCGGTCTCACACGAACACGAAATCTAAAATTGTTTGAGGGCTTTTCTTCATCTCATCGAGGCGGTTCGGGAACTGGTCGCCGATCGAAGAAAGGTCACCGGAGACGGCCGGAATCGGAGGAAACGCGGCGCGCGCGTAAGGCCCTGTTTGGCCGATTTTttccgaaattt includes:
- the LOC140983889 gene encoding uncharacterized protein, producing the protein MAGRPPRQNRNPRYANTDREGRQEDGQGNGPPPAVNLSRADLMAIATIVATTLQGLGNQNVNQPPPPPPPNGIKFHYESLRKNRCPTFSGAADPEVSQSWLKSVETQLRLLEVPEALKVDVTVPFLEDKAGKWWEAISPAMTAAGPMTWQRFREAFLKQYYPAEVRLQKLSEFENFTQTPDMSVVEYTSQFNALGSYAPVIMADEVLKLHRFKKGLNSRIQSALAVYQPANFSDLMGAAIRAETDIQRREKEFKNKRPMNNQPSRSNQTFKKPNQSGGPSKGPSPTSNYQDIKPCPTCHLRHLGECRRNSGVCFGCGKAGHRIAECPTAANQAAGPNKGTGPNTGANPNKPKEGKPNARVFAMTQEEADDATEVVSGTILIQKVPAYALFDCGATHSFVSKRLAKKLGLKPELLAEPFRIATPTNKAIETHEIHRNCLISIGNQKFSTDLIQIVMADFDIILGMDWLAKNNAIVDCKGKRVKLRTPNQEEIVYHGKSKERKSLLSASQAWKAMKSGEDIYLAMVSEVQGEAELKIEDIPIVCEFPDVFPEELPGIVPDREVEFEINLVPGAAPISKAPYRMAPAELKELKEQLQELLDKKQIRPSVSPWGAPVLFVKKKDGSMRLCIDYRELNKITVKNKYPLPRIDDLFDQLKGAAVFSKLDLRTGYHQLKVRAEDIHKTAFRTRYGHYEFTVMPFGLTNAPAAFMDLMNRVFKPFLDQFIVVFIDDILVYSSNERDHEEHLRIALQTLREKELYAKFKKCEFWLKSVSFLGHVISEAGVSVDPRKVEAITEWPKPKNATDIRSFLGLAGYYRKFVEGFSSIAIPLTKLTQKNSKFVWDEGCEKSFQTLKEKLASTPVLILPTEDKEFTIYSDASKEGLGCVLMQEGRVIAYASRHNWSNHLPLIEFAYNNSYHSSIGMAPYEALYGRKCRSPLYWDEVGEKVIVGPELIQTTIDKVTVVREKLKAAQDRQKSWADLKRRPVEFNIGEKAYVKVSPMKGVVRFSKARKLNPRYVGPFEILEKVGTLAYRLALPPNMSRIHNVFHVSQLRKYISDPSHVLEAEPLMIESNLGEGLKYEEVPIRIVDTKDQVLRRRIIPYVKVQWSNHTEREATWELEERMRDQYPYLFIDQANPSFEDETSHKEGGM